A window from Enterocloster bolteae encodes these proteins:
- a CDS encoding SLC13 family permease, which yields MSNINNVSGTSGGLSVNAKRWIYICISLIVLVFIKNVSFPASIATIKDATLTPEGQNALAVLIFALLLWITEAIPFHFTGLLAMALLALFGVDSFGGIVKTGFGNINVIFFIGVFILSAFINKSGLGKRLVNVCLSITGNSTKYVILGFLVVGVLLSMWISNMAVAAMLMPLAKSLLDEEGLKPLESNFGKALLISVAWGSLIGGFGTPAGNGPNPLAIGFMKDMAGIDVSFLDWMIYGVPISLIHIPIAWGLLLLAFKPEMKYLKRTNQEIRNEFKNQPRLSRDEKVTLILFVATVALWVFSSQLSDLLGVDIPIALPVILTTMLFFFPGVSKTKYKEIEKEMSWSSIILVLSGVSLGMVLYQTGVANWIALGLLGNLGGLSPILMIFVVVLSVSLMNITLSSATVSASIVIPIIIELSINLGISTLAIAFPAALASSLAFILITSTPTNVIAYSAGYFSIKDFAKAGVLMSIVSCVIVAVVMYGVGLLTGLY from the coding sequence ATGAGTAATATAAATAATGTATCGGGTACATCGGGTGGTTTATCAGTAAATGCAAAAAGATGGATTTATATATGTATTAGCCTTATTGTGTTGGTATTTATTAAGAATGTCAGCTTTCCGGCATCAATTGCTACGATAAAAGATGCAACGCTGACACCGGAAGGACAGAATGCACTGGCTGTTTTGATTTTTGCCCTTCTGCTCTGGATAACAGAAGCGATTCCGTTCCACTTTACAGGTCTGCTGGCAATGGCGCTGTTGGCCCTGTTCGGTGTCGATTCCTTTGGAGGCATTGTTAAAACCGGTTTTGGCAACATTAATGTTATATTCTTTATCGGCGTATTTATCTTAAGTGCGTTCATCAATAAATCAGGGCTTGGAAAAAGGCTTGTTAATGTATGCCTTTCAATCACCGGAAACAGCACTAAATATGTTATATTAGGCTTCCTGGTGGTGGGCGTGCTGTTGTCAATGTGGATTTCCAACATGGCTGTTGCTGCCATGCTTATGCCGCTGGCCAAGTCTCTTCTGGATGAGGAGGGATTAAAGCCGCTGGAAAGCAACTTCGGTAAGGCACTGCTCATTTCTGTGGCCTGGGGCAGCTTAATCGGCGGATTTGGAACTCCTGCAGGAAACGGCCCAAATCCATTGGCCATTGGCTTTATGAAGGATATGGCCGGAATTGATGTTTCATTTCTGGACTGGATGATATACGGGGTTCCGATTTCACTGATTCATATTCCCATTGCATGGGGGCTGCTCTTATTGGCATTCAAGCCTGAAATGAAGTATCTTAAAAGGACAAATCAGGAGATTAGGAATGAATTCAAAAATCAGCCCAGGCTATCCCGGGATGAAAAGGTTACTTTAATTCTTTTTGTTGCAACGGTTGCGCTATGGGTGTTTTCCTCACAGCTTTCAGATCTGTTGGGCGTTGATATTCCAATTGCTTTGCCGGTTATTTTAACCACAATGCTGTTTTTCTTCCCGGGTGTCAGCAAAACGAAATATAAAGAAATAGAAAAGGAAATGTCCTGGAGCAGTATCATTTTAGTACTTTCCGGCGTATCCCTGGGAATGGTGCTCTACCAGACAGGAGTTGCAAACTGGATCGCGCTGGGGCTGTTAGGAAATCTGGGCGGATTAAGCCCCATTCTGATGATTTTTGTGGTGGTATTAAGTGTATCGCTGATGAATATTACGCTTTCCAGCGCCACGGTATCTGCAAGTATTGTTATTCCTATTATTATAGAGCTGTCTATTAATCTTGGGATATCCACGTTGGCCATAGCATTTCCGGCGGCATTGGCATCTTCACTGGCGTTTATTTTAATTACATCTACTCCGACAAACGTAATTGCATATTCAGCGGGGTATTTTTCAATCAAAGATTTTGCAAAGGCAGGAGTCCTGATGTCGATTGTGTCCTGTGTAATCGTGGCTGTCGTTATGTACGGCGTTGGACTGTTAACAGGATTGTACTAA
- a CDS encoding RpiB/LacA/LacB family sugar-phosphate isomerase — MKIAVINEVSASIRNEDIVNALHKTTNAEVLNVGMKNPEQTPSLTYIHTSYMAAVLLNTGSCDFVIGGCGTGQGFLNGVLQFPGVVCGLIVEPLDAWLFSQINGGNCVSLPLNKGYGWAGSINLEYIFEKLFADPAGAGYPKERAKSQAMSRQTLASISKLSHKDFTDILKASDPEILKAIAGSKDFMKVLADGGEKAKAVLELLGENR; from the coding sequence ATGAAAATCGCGGTTATCAATGAAGTAAGTGCTTCAATCAGAAATGAAGATATTGTCAACGCATTACATAAGACCACCAATGCAGAGGTACTGAATGTGGGGATGAAGAATCCGGAACAAACCCCGTCTTTAACGTATATTCACACCAGTTATATGGCGGCTGTTCTTTTAAATACCGGCAGCTGCGACTTCGTTATTGGGGGATGCGGCACCGGACAGGGTTTTTTAAATGGTGTACTGCAATTCCCGGGGGTGGTGTGCGGTTTGATCGTGGAACCGTTAGACGCCTGGCTCTTTTCACAAATAAACGGAGGCAACTGCGTGTCCCTGCCGCTTAATAAAGGATATGGCTGGGCGGGCAGCATAAATCTGGAGTATATTTTTGAAAAATTGTTTGCAGACCCGGCCGGGGCAGGTTACCCTAAGGAAAGAGCGAAGAGTCAGGCAATGAGCCGCCAGACACTAGCCAGTATCTCAAAGCTTTCCCACAAAGATTTTACAGATATTCTAAAAGCTTCGGATCCGGAAATATTAAAAGCAATTGCGGGAAGTAAAGATTTTATGAAGGTCTTGGCGGATGGCGGTGAAAAGGCAAAGGCAGTCCTTGAATTACTGGGGGAAAACAGGTAA
- a CDS encoding IclR family transcriptional regulator, with protein sequence MVQSLARGIEILSIIQERGSATIVEVASVLGVDKSTVSRLMATLMHYDMVSIDPVSKKYRLGFRNLYLSEGVKKNFNVAIVARPYLYKICDDTKESVHLAAMGNRKMYIVDQVRSQREYNLSAQIGMIEAWHCSAVGKCVLAYKPPSFIEDIFRDYDFEHYTSNTITTYQNLEKELKKIREQGYALDDEERTLGVRCLAVPVFNYSGNVSCCIGISAPKEQITEATIKKYTLCMKKYGSQISKELGYGLYRS encoded by the coding sequence ATGGTACAGTCATTGGCGAGAGGAATTGAGATTTTATCAATCATTCAAGAAAGAGGAAGTGCGACAATTGTGGAGGTGGCATCCGTTCTTGGGGTGGACAAAAGTACGGTTTCCCGCCTGATGGCAACGCTGATGCACTATGATATGGTAAGTATTGACCCGGTCAGTAAGAAATACCGGCTAGGATTTCGGAATCTGTACCTTAGCGAAGGAGTTAAAAAAAATTTCAATGTGGCTATTGTAGCGCGGCCCTACCTATACAAAATTTGTGATGATACCAAAGAAAGTGTCCATCTGGCGGCAATGGGAAATCGCAAAATGTATATTGTGGATCAGGTACGGAGCCAGAGGGAATACAATCTTTCGGCCCAGATCGGAATGATTGAAGCGTGGCATTGTTCCGCTGTGGGAAAATGTGTTCTGGCTTACAAACCTCCGTCATTTATTGAAGACATCTTCCGCGACTATGATTTTGAACATTATACATCCAATACGATTACAACCTATCAGAATTTAGAAAAAGAGTTAAAGAAGATTAGGGAGCAGGGCTATGCCCTGGATGACGAGGAACGCACGTTGGGGGTGAGATGCCTGGCAGTACCGGTTTTCAATTACAGCGGCAATGTCAGCTGCTGCATCGGTATTTCTGCTCCCAAGGAGCAGATTACTGAGGCAACCATTAAGAAATATACATTATGCATGAAAAAATATGGCAGCCAGATAAGCAAAGAATTAGGTTACGGATTGTATCGCAGTTAA
- a CDS encoding SDR family oxidoreductase — protein MSNFIDKFSLAGKKAIVTGGAKGLCNGMAQALHDAGAEVVLLDILDMVEDSAGEMAKKGPMVHAVRGDLTKTEELENIYNECLENLGGRVDILLNGAGIQFRAPAVDFPHDRWEKIIALNMNAVFYMSQLAGKTMLAQKYGKIINIASMTAFFASVLIPAYSASKGGVAQITKALSNEWAGQGVNVNAIAPGYMATELTANIKEVNPKQYEEITSRIPAGRWGRMEDLQGLAVFLASDASAYISGAVIPVDGGFMGK, from the coding sequence ATGAGTAATTTTATAGATAAATTTAGCTTGGCGGGTAAGAAGGCAATTGTGACCGGCGGTGCAAAGGGGCTGTGTAATGGAATGGCACAGGCGCTCCATGATGCAGGGGCCGAGGTGGTTCTGCTGGATATTTTGGATATGGTTGAAGATTCCGCCGGGGAGATGGCAAAAAAAGGTCCCATGGTACATGCGGTAAGGGGCGACCTGACCAAAACAGAAGAGCTGGAGAATATATATAATGAATGTTTGGAGAATCTGGGAGGCAGGGTGGACATATTGCTGAATGGAGCTGGCATACAGTTTAGGGCTCCGGCTGTTGATTTTCCGCATGACCGCTGGGAGAAAATTATTGCTCTTAATATGAATGCGGTATTTTATATGTCGCAGCTGGCCGGCAAAACAATGCTGGCGCAAAAATATGGTAAGATAATCAATATAGCTTCCATGACCGCATTTTTTGCCAGTGTGTTGATTCCGGCATACAGTGCCAGTAAAGGCGGGGTGGCACAAATAACAAAGGCACTGTCCAATGAATGGGCCGGTCAGGGCGTGAATGTTAACGCAATTGCACCGGGGTATATGGCCACTGAACTAACTGCCAATATAAAGGAAGTAAATCCAAAGCAATATGAAGAAATCACCAGCCGGATTCCCGCGGGGCGCTGGGGCAGGATGGAGGATCTGCAGGGATTGGCGGTCTTTCTGGCATCCGATGCATCGGCCTATATTTCCGGCGCGGTGATTCCGGTTGACGGAGGCTTTATGGGAAAATAG
- a CDS encoding AraC family transcriptional regulator, producing the protein MALQDCTLNLNRTGRELQPHGTPDFPCAGYSSVYTDSAGDVVPWHWHEDLEIIYVESGHLKLQVPGKTLHLKQGEGAVVNSNILHFAAAEPLCELHSLVFHPLLVTGEKDSVFSRRYVAPLLQCRSFDICPFDYLAGDLRAGNPAAVFTAAFDAFCGEPLGYEFVVREKLSCICCCLYMYYSHAMDSSKPMPDTDNIRIQKMISFIHEHFQENLDLAQIARAADIGERECLRCFKRAIQTSPLQYLLKYRVTQGASMLLRSPHSSISSIAGMCGFNSPSNFSQMFVRFFKCTPREYRKASCPPSIFP; encoded by the coding sequence ATGGCATTACAGGACTGTACCCTGAATTTAAACCGCACAGGAAGGGAACTGCAGCCCCATGGGACGCCGGACTTTCCCTGTGCAGGATATTCTTCTGTATATACAGACAGTGCCGGGGATGTGGTTCCCTGGCACTGGCATGAGGATTTGGAAATTATTTATGTTGAGTCCGGACATCTGAAACTGCAGGTTCCGGGTAAGACCCTTCATCTAAAACAGGGGGAAGGCGCTGTCGTCAATTCCAATATACTGCATTTTGCCGCGGCAGAGCCCCTTTGCGAACTCCACTCTCTGGTCTTTCACCCTCTTTTGGTAACCGGAGAAAAGGATTCCGTGTTTTCCAGGAGGTACGTGGCACCGCTTCTTCAGTGCAGAAGTTTTGACATCTGTCCATTTGACTATCTTGCCGGAGACTTAAGAGCCGGAAATCCTGCGGCCGTGTTCACCGCTGCCTTTGATGCATTTTGCGGCGAACCATTGGGATACGAGTTTGTGGTCCGCGAAAAACTGTCTTGTATATGCTGCTGCCTGTATATGTACTATTCCCATGCCATGGATTCCAGTAAACCAATGCCGGATACGGATAATATACGTATCCAAAAAATGATAAGTTTTATCCATGAACATTTTCAAGAAAACCTGGACCTGGCCCAGATTGCCAGGGCTGCGGATATCGGAGAGCGTGAGTGCCTGCGGTGTTTCAAACGCGCCATCCAGACCTCTCCCCTGCAGTATCTGCTGAAATACAGAGTAACCCAGGGGGCTTCCATGCTCCTTCGCAGCCCCCACAGCAGCATATCCTCCATAGCAGGCATGTGCGGATTCAACAGTCCCAGTAATTTTTCCCAGATGTTTGTGCGCTTCTTCAAGTGTACGCCCAGGGAATACAGGAAAGCCAGCTGCCCGCCTTCTATTTTCCCATAA
- a CDS encoding MFS transporter, whose product MFQLLLVIIYLAFISLGLPDALLGSAWPSMYRELGASVSYAGIISMIIAGGTIISSLFSDRLIRNFGTGKVTVVSVAMTAAALFGFSSSHSFLQLCVWAVPYGLGAGSVDAGLNNFVALHYKSRHMSWLHCFWGIGATAGPYIMGLCLTRGFKWNSGYMVVGVIQIALVACLVLSLPLWKVKKDGNSGQDTPHRQITLREGLRLPGAKAVLTAFFCYCALEATAGLWASSYMVLHKGIAPQTAAKWASFFYLGITLGRLASGFVTDRLGDRNMVRCGQLTAFAGTVILLLPAGDGAVLTGLIMVGLGCAPIYPSLLHETPDNFGVQYSQSMMGMQMACAYVGSTFMPPLFGVAAERISVTLYPVCLVIFVVLMIGMTERMGRVQNGKVNGLTHAQLLQ is encoded by the coding sequence ATGTTTCAATTATTACTTGTGATTATTTATCTGGCGTTTATCAGTCTGGGACTTCCGGACGCGCTTCTGGGTTCAGCATGGCCGTCCATGTACCGGGAGCTGGGAGCTTCGGTGTCCTATGCAGGCATTATCAGCATGATTATTGCCGGCGGCACCATAATTTCCAGCCTTTTCAGTGACAGGCTTATCAGGAATTTTGGGACAGGAAAGGTAACGGTTGTAAGTGTTGCAATGACGGCAGCAGCCCTGTTTGGCTTTTCCTCTTCCCATTCCTTCCTGCAGCTGTGTGTTTGGGCCGTTCCCTATGGCCTGGGAGCAGGCAGCGTGGATGCAGGACTGAATAACTTTGTGGCGCTCCACTATAAATCCCGCCACATGAGCTGGCTTCACTGCTTCTGGGGTATCGGCGCAACGGCAGGACCCTATATCATGGGCCTGTGTCTGACACGCGGCTTTAAGTGGAATTCCGGTTATATGGTGGTGGGTGTGATTCAGATTGCGCTGGTGGCCTGTCTTGTGCTGTCGCTTCCTCTGTGGAAGGTAAAGAAAGATGGAAACAGCGGACAGGATACCCCCCACAGGCAGATTACCCTGAGAGAGGGGCTGCGGCTTCCGGGGGCAAAGGCGGTGCTGACTGCATTTTTCTGTTACTGCGCCCTTGAGGCTACAGCCGGTCTGTGGGCCAGCAGTTATATGGTGCTGCATAAGGGGATTGCTCCCCAGACAGCGGCCAAGTGGGCTTCGTTTTTTTATCTGGGGATTACCCTGGGCAGACTGGCCAGCGGTTTTGTCACGGACCGGCTGGGAGACAGGAACATGGTGCGCTGCGGGCAGCTGACTGCCTTTGCCGGAACTGTGATACTGCTCCTTCCGGCCGGTGACGGAGCGGTACTAACAGGACTTATCATGGTGGGACTGGGCTGTGCTCCCATCTATCCCAGCCTGCTTCATGAAACGCCGGATAACTTTGGGGTGCAGTATTCCCAGTCCATGATGGGCATGCAGATGGCCTGCGCTTATGTGGGATCCACATTTATGCCTCCGCTGTTTGGGGTGGCGGCAGAGCGTATCAGCGTAACGCTGTATCCCGTGTGTCTGGTCATATTTGTTGTATTGATGATTGGGATGACAGAAAGGATGGGGAGGGTTCAGAATGGAAAAGTTAATGGACTTACACATGCACAGCTATTACAGTGA
- a CDS encoding PHP domain-containing protein, which translates to MEKLMDLHMHSYYSDDGEFSPEELVRQCAMSGIRVMSIADHNSVRANDGGRQAARRAGIRYVSGIEIDCTFRGVNLHVLGYGFDDTSDDFADIEDNISSQAATASRQMLCATRKMGFDVTEEDMEELAGDYYWKDRWTGEMFAEVLLGREEYKDHPLLLPYREGGARGDNPYVNFYWDFYSQGKCCYVKMKYPKLEQAVDIIHRNGGYAVLAHPGVNLKDCGELLDPILEAGVDGIEAFSSYHSEEQAGVYHKAARGRFRMITCGSDYHGKTKPSISIGGHGCTVPYEEMVRQLERILGENG; encoded by the coding sequence ATGGAAAAGTTAATGGACTTACACATGCACAGCTATTACAGTGATGACGGCGAATTCAGTCCTGAGGAGCTGGTGAGACAGTGTGCCATGAGCGGCATCCGCGTCATGTCCATTGCGGACCACAACAGTGTGCGGGCAAACGACGGGGGCAGACAGGCGGCCAGGAGGGCCGGAATCAGGTACGTTTCCGGCATAGAGATAGACTGCACGTTCAGAGGTGTGAATCTTCATGTACTGGGGTATGGATTTGACGATACCAGTGATGATTTTGCCGACATCGAAGACAATATAAGCAGTCAGGCAGCGACGGCATCCAGGCAGATGCTTTGCGCAACCAGGAAAATGGGATTTGACGTAACAGAGGAGGATATGGAGGAACTGGCCGGAGATTACTACTGGAAGGACCGGTGGACCGGGGAAATGTTTGCAGAGGTGCTCCTTGGCCGGGAGGAATACAAGGACCATCCCCTGCTTCTTCCTTACAGGGAAGGCGGGGCAAGAGGCGATAACCCTTATGTGAATTTTTACTGGGATTTTTATTCTCAGGGAAAATGCTGTTATGTTAAAATGAAATATCCAAAACTGGAGCAGGCGGTTGATATCATACACAGGAACGGGGGATATGCGGTGCTGGCACATCCGGGGGTTAATTTAAAAGACTGCGGGGAATTGCTGGATCCCATACTGGAGGCAGGAGTGGATGGAATAGAGGCATTCAGCAGCTACCACTCGGAGGAACAGGCGGGGGTTTATCATAAGGCTGCGCGCGGCAGATTCAGGATGATTACCTGCGGAAGTGATTATCACGGAAAGACAAAGCCGTCTATCTCCATAGGCGGCCATGGATGTACGGTTCCATATGAGGAAATGGTCCGGCAGCTGGAGCGTATTCTTGGTGAGAATGGTTAA